A section of the Bradyrhizobium oligotrophicum S58 genome encodes:
- a CDS encoding methyl-accepting chemotaxis protein, whose protein sequence is MFGFNFRIGTKLGVTAGFGVVLVAGMLANQIVGNRSIAELTELAVINMANKSNAQGADAALLRAQISQQDIARAATAERLQAGLQTLEKNLTAAGSEVEAARQRATRAVARELYGDIRSLIDKAAAAGADFAKARAEVIDKAASRSQAADAWQRSFPKLMTLPGLVSSPIHFSMETELRAADAALASASAASWRFAMTADPALRDSVISDVDRLVAALQEARTLARENELQAGIDQLLAIATTFKSAALDNFKADEASRRIFDEKVVATDSEIRKRLGEGVKIATDMLALRQNQLATEMQRVGNVAILVGALVVLLLIGSAVFSSFTIARPIRRVGEVLLELANGNKSIEIPYTERGDEVGDNARAARTFKDNLVRIEQMELDQKNQEKIAAQQRKAAMITLADAFQTAVGGIVTTVSSAAHQLEGAAGTLSGTANQTQSLSSMVAAASEEASTNVGAVASATEEMSASVTEISRQVHDSSRIASEAVKQAERTDGRINELQAAAGRIGDVVKLITAIAEQTNLLALNATIEAARAGESGRGFAVVASEVKALAAQTAKATEDIGTQIAGMQAATQESVAAIKEIGATITKISDIAATIAATVEQQGAATREIARNVGEAAKGTAEVAERITEVNHGASATGRASGQVLDSARSLTFQSSNLKVEVEKFLETVRAA, encoded by the coding sequence ATGTTCGGGTTCAATTTCAGGATAGGAACCAAGCTTGGGGTTACTGCGGGATTTGGCGTGGTTCTGGTGGCAGGCATGCTCGCGAACCAGATCGTCGGCAACCGCTCGATTGCCGAACTGACCGAACTGGCCGTCATCAACATGGCCAACAAGTCAAATGCGCAAGGTGCGGACGCAGCGCTGTTACGAGCCCAGATCAGCCAACAGGATATCGCCCGCGCTGCCACGGCTGAGCGGCTGCAAGCGGGTCTGCAGACGCTGGAGAAGAACCTTACGGCGGCGGGGAGTGAAGTCGAGGCTGCACGCCAGCGAGCGACCCGCGCCGTGGCGAGGGAGTTGTATGGCGACATCCGCTCGTTGATCGACAAGGCCGCGGCCGCCGGCGCCGATTTCGCCAAGGCGCGCGCCGAAGTGATCGACAAGGCCGCTTCTCGCAGCCAGGCCGCCGATGCGTGGCAGCGCAGCTTTCCGAAATTGATGACCCTGCCCGGTCTCGTCTCCTCGCCGATTCACTTCAGCATGGAAACCGAGCTGCGTGCCGCCGATGCGGCGCTGGCATCCGCCAGCGCCGCGAGCTGGCGCTTTGCCATGACCGCCGACCCGGCGCTGCGCGATAGTGTGATCAGCGACGTCGACAGACTGGTCGCCGCCCTGCAAGAGGCCCGTACGCTCGCCCGTGAAAATGAGCTGCAGGCCGGCATCGACCAGCTCCTCGCCATCGCGACCACGTTCAAGTCCGCGGCGCTCGACAATTTCAAGGCCGACGAAGCCAGCAGGCGCATCTTCGATGAAAAGGTCGTCGCCACCGACAGCGAGATCAGGAAACGCCTCGGCGAGGGCGTCAAGATCGCCACCGACATGTTGGCGCTGCGGCAGAACCAGCTGGCGACCGAAATGCAGCGGGTCGGCAACGTCGCGATCCTTGTCGGCGCGCTCGTGGTGCTGCTCCTGATCGGCTCGGCGGTGTTCTCCTCGTTCACCATCGCTCGTCCGATCCGCCGCGTCGGCGAAGTTCTGCTCGAGCTCGCCAATGGCAACAAGTCGATCGAGATTCCCTACACCGAGCGGGGCGACGAGGTCGGCGACAACGCGCGCGCCGCCCGCACCTTCAAGGACAATCTCGTCCGCATCGAGCAGATGGAGCTCGACCAGAAGAACCAGGAGAAGATCGCCGCGCAGCAGCGCAAGGCGGCGATGATCACGCTCGCGGACGCGTTCCAGACCGCGGTCGGAGGCATCGTCACCACCGTGTCGTCGGCAGCCCATCAGCTCGAGGGCGCGGCCGGCACACTCTCGGGCACCGCCAACCAGACGCAGTCGCTGTCCAGCATGGTCGCCGCGGCGTCGGAGGAGGCGTCGACCAATGTCGGTGCGGTTGCCTCCGCGACCGAGGAGATGAGCGCCTCCGTCACCGAGATCAGCCGCCAGGTCCACGATTCCAGCCGCATCGCCAGCGAAGCCGTCAAGCAGGCCGAGCGCACCGACGGCCGGATCAACGAGCTGCAGGCCGCGGCGGGCCGCATCGGCGACGTCGTCAAGCTGATCACCGCGATCGCCGAACAGACCAACCTTCTGGCGCTGAACGCGACCATCGAGGCGGCGCGGGCGGGTGAATCGGGGCGCGGATTCGCCGTGGTCGCCAGCGAGGTCAAGGCGCTCGCGGCCCAGACCGCCAAGGCGACCGAAGACATCGGCACCCAGATCGCAGGCATGCAGGCCGCGACACAGGAATCGGTTGCCGCCATCAAGGAGATCGGCGCCACCATTACCAAGATCTCGGACATCGCCGCGACGATCGCCGCCACCGTCGAGCAGCAGGGCGCGGCCACGCGCGAGATCGCGCGCAATGTCGGCGAGGCCGCCAAGGGAACGGCCGAGGTCGCGGAACGAATCACGGAAGTCAATCACGGCGCCAGCGCGACGGGACGAGCGTCGGGCCAGGTGCTGGATTCCGCGCGGTCGCTGACGTTCCAGAGCAGCAATCTCAAAGTGGAGGTGGAGAAATTTCTCGAGACCGTGCGAGCGGCATGA
- a CDS encoding L,D-transpeptidase — MRAGAIRQAVKAAMVAASTTGAMMAMTGAASARPELVGIAGDYSPGTIVVKTGERKLYLVIDGSHAMRYTVGVGKAGRQWAGTTKIDGKYKNPAWAPPADVKRDKPNIPDVIPGGSPQNPMGVAAMTLAGGEYAIHGTNVPNSVGGYVSYGCIRMLNTDITDLYDRVSIGTTVVVTR, encoded by the coding sequence ATGCGGGCTGGGGCAATCAGGCAGGCCGTGAAGGCGGCGATGGTGGCGGCGTCGACGACCGGCGCCATGATGGCCATGACCGGCGCGGCGTCGGCCCGGCCCGAGCTGGTCGGCATCGCCGGCGATTATTCGCCCGGCACGATCGTGGTGAAGACCGGCGAGCGGAAGCTCTATCTCGTGATCGATGGCAGCCACGCGATGCGCTACACGGTCGGCGTCGGCAAGGCCGGGCGGCAATGGGCCGGCACCACCAAGATCGACGGCAAGTACAAGAACCCGGCCTGGGCGCCGCCCGCCGACGTCAAGCGCGACAAGCCCAACATTCCCGACGTGATCCCCGGCGGCTCGCCGCAGAACCCGATGGGCGTCGCCGCGATGACGCTGGCCGGCGGTGAATATGCGATCCACGGCACCAATGTGCCGAACTCGGTCGGCGGCTACGTGTCCTACGGCTGCATCCGCATGCTCAACACCGACATCACCGACCTCTACGACCGCGTATCGATCGGCACCACGGTGGTCGTGACGCGCTGA
- the acs gene encoding acetate--CoA ligase, whose translation MSEKIYDVPAEWTKRAFVDDAKYQEMYARSIKDPNGFWAEQAKRVDWVKTPTKIENVSFAPGHISIKWFEDGVLNAAYNCIDRHLATRANQTAIIWEGDDPSQSKHITYRELHDEVCRMANILRNRNVKKGDRVTIYLPMIPEAAYAMLACARIGAIHSVVFAGFSPDSLAQRIKDCDSKIVITADEGLRGGRKVPLKANVDAALNKVDNVDWVVVVKRTGGKIEMNPSRDLWYHEAAEMVTTECPCEPMHAEDPLFILYTSGSTGQPKGVLHTTGGYLVYAAMTHQYVFDYHDGDVYWCTADVGWVTGHSYILYGPLANGAVTLMFEGVPNYPDNSRFWNVIDKHKVNIFYTAPTAIRALMQGGDAPVKKTSRASLRLLGSVGEPINPEAWEWYHRVVGDDRCPIVDTWWQTETGGILITPLPGATKLKPGSATRPFFGVVPEIVDADGKPLEGATEGNLCLTRSWPGQMRTVYGDHARFEMTYFSTYKGKYFTGDGCRRDADGYYWITGRVDDVINVSGHRMGTAEVESALVAHAKVSEAAVVGYPHDIKGQGIYAYVTLMAGEQPSEELRKELVAWVRKEIGPIASPDQIQFSQGLPKTRSGKIMRRILRKIAEDEPGALGDTSTLADPGVVDDLVQHRQNRKQA comes from the coding sequence ATGTCCGAGAAGATCTACGACGTTCCGGCCGAGTGGACGAAACGCGCCTTTGTCGACGACGCGAAGTACCAGGAGATGTACGCGCGCTCGATCAAGGATCCCAACGGCTTCTGGGCCGAGCAGGCCAAGCGCGTCGACTGGGTCAAGACGCCGACGAAAATCGAGAACGTCTCCTTTGCGCCCGGCCACATCTCGATCAAATGGTTCGAGGACGGCGTCCTCAACGCGGCCTACAACTGCATCGACCGCCATCTCGCCACCCGCGCCAACCAGACCGCGATCATCTGGGAAGGCGACGATCCCTCTCAGTCCAAGCACATCACCTATCGCGAGCTGCACGACGAAGTGTGCAGGATGGCCAACATCCTGCGCAACCGTAACGTCAAGAAGGGCGACCGCGTCACCATCTACCTGCCGATGATCCCCGAGGCCGCCTACGCGATGCTGGCCTGCGCCCGCATCGGTGCCATCCACTCGGTGGTGTTCGCCGGCTTCTCGCCGGACTCGCTCGCCCAGCGCATCAAGGATTGCGACTCCAAGATCGTCATCACCGCCGACGAAGGCCTGCGCGGCGGCCGCAAGGTGCCGTTGAAGGCCAACGTCGATGCGGCGCTGAACAAGGTCGACAATGTCGACTGGGTCGTGGTGGTCAAGCGCACCGGCGGCAAGATCGAGATGAACCCGAGCCGCGACCTCTGGTACCACGAGGCCGCGGAGATGGTGACCACCGAGTGCCCGTGCGAACCGATGCATGCGGAGGATCCGCTGTTCATCCTCTATACGTCAGGCTCGACCGGCCAGCCCAAGGGCGTGCTGCACACCACCGGCGGCTATCTCGTCTATGCCGCGATGACGCACCAATACGTGTTCGACTATCACGACGGCGACGTCTACTGGTGCACCGCCGACGTCGGCTGGGTGACCGGCCACAGCTACATCCTCTATGGACCGCTGGCCAATGGCGCTGTCACGCTGATGTTCGAAGGCGTGCCGAACTACCCGGACAATTCGCGGTTCTGGAACGTCATCGACAAGCACAAGGTCAACATCTTCTACACCGCGCCGACCGCGATCCGCGCGCTGATGCAGGGCGGCGACGCGCCGGTCAAGAAGACCTCGCGCGCGTCTCTGCGCCTGCTCGGCTCGGTCGGCGAGCCGATCAACCCGGAAGCCTGGGAGTGGTATCACCGCGTCGTCGGCGACGACCGCTGCCCGATCGTCGACACCTGGTGGCAGACCGAGACCGGCGGCATCCTGATCACGCCGCTGCCGGGCGCGACCAAGCTCAAGCCCGGTTCGGCGACGCGGCCGTTCTTCGGCGTCGTGCCGGAGATCGTCGATGCCGACGGCAAGCCGCTCGAAGGCGCGACCGAGGGCAATCTCTGCCTGACCCGCTCCTGGCCCGGCCAGATGCGCACGGTCTATGGCGACCACGCCCGGTTCGAGATGACCTACTTCTCGACCTACAAGGGCAAGTACTTCACCGGCGACGGCTGCCGCCGCGACGCCGACGGCTACTACTGGATCACCGGCCGCGTCGACGACGTCATCAACGTCTCGGGTCACCGCATGGGCACCGCCGAGGTCGAGAGCGCGCTGGTCGCGCACGCCAAGGTCTCGGAGGCCGCCGTGGTCGGCTATCCGCACGACATCAAGGGCCAGGGCATCTACGCCTATGTCACCCTGATGGCCGGCGAGCAGCCGAGCGAGGAGCTGCGCAAGGAGCTCGTCGCCTGGGTGCGCAAGGAGATCGGGCCGATCGCCTCGCCCGACCAGATCCAGTTCTCCCAGGGCCTGCCCAAGACCCGCTCCGGCAAGATCATGCGCCGCATCCTGCGCAAGATCGCCGAGGACGAGCCGGGCGCGCTGGGTGACACCTCGACCCTCGCCGATCCCGGCGTGGTCGATGATCTCGTCCAGCACCGGCAGAACCGCAAGCAGGCATAG
- a CDS encoding DNA topoisomerase IB translates to MMDQQNFESPRVGPTDAEVALAKSLGQWPPKPVRRKLTLKDLAHAKTADAQGNAKTSVEELASRIGLKLGDQTELTIRRVKRGKSYTFIRANGTPIRHPGTIRRLHAMAVPPAYREVRYAPDPNLHLQAVGVDAAGRLQYRYHVDWEKVREHRKAHRLAKLVGALPRIRRAVSRHLAGDEPTREFALSAVIELIARTAIRPGNESYARLNGTRGATTLLKSNVVLEDDGLVLAFKAKGGKAVRKECDAAKLVRAVGILRGVPGRRMFQYRDAQGVVRAVSTTQVNAFLREIAGIKISLKDFRTLMASAVALETLSRITPAASARGRKKQILEAIRAAADELTNTPAICRRSYVHDTIVTAFEDGILERFAATLKGQRSQTRREQLLAQVVSAVAA, encoded by the coding sequence ATGATGGATCAGCAGAATTTCGAGAGCCCGCGGGTCGGCCCGACCGATGCCGAGGTTGCGCTCGCGAAATCGCTGGGCCAATGGCCGCCGAAGCCGGTGCGCCGCAAGTTGACCTTGAAGGATCTCGCCCACGCCAAGACCGCCGACGCGCAGGGCAACGCCAAGACCTCGGTCGAGGAACTTGCCAGCCGGATCGGCCTCAAGCTCGGCGACCAGACCGAGCTGACCATCCGCCGGGTCAAGCGCGGCAAGAGCTACACCTTCATCCGTGCCAACGGCACCCCGATCCGCCATCCCGGGACCATCCGCCGCCTGCATGCGATGGCGGTGCCGCCAGCGTATCGCGAGGTGCGCTACGCCCCCGATCCGAACCTGCATCTGCAGGCGGTCGGCGTCGACGCCGCCGGCCGGCTGCAATACCGCTATCACGTCGATTGGGAGAAGGTGCGCGAGCATCGCAAGGCGCATCGGCTGGCCAAGCTGGTGGGCGCACTGCCGCGCATCCGCCGCGCCGTCTCCAGGCATCTCGCCGGCGACGAGCCGACGCGCGAGTTTGCGCTGTCGGCGGTGATCGAGCTGATCGCGCGCACGGCGATTCGCCCCGGCAATGAATCCTATGCGCGGCTGAACGGCACCCGCGGTGCCACCACGCTCCTGAAGTCCAACGTGGTCCTGGAAGACGACGGCCTGGTGCTGGCCTTCAAGGCCAAGGGCGGCAAGGCGGTGCGCAAGGAATGCGATGCCGCCAAGCTGGTGCGCGCCGTCGGCATCCTGCGCGGCGTGCCTGGCCGGCGCATGTTCCAGTATCGCGACGCGCAGGGCGTCGTTCGTGCAGTCTCGACTACGCAGGTCAACGCCTTCCTGCGCGAGATCGCCGGCATCAAGATCTCGCTGAAGGATTTCCGCACTTTGATGGCCTCGGCCGTGGCGCTCGAGACCTTGTCGCGGATCACGCCGGCGGCGAGCGCGCGCGGCCGCAAGAAGCAGATTTTGGAAGCGATCCGCGCCGCCGCCGACGAACTCACCAATACGCCCGCGATCTGCCGCCGGAGCTACGTGCACGACACCATCGTCACGGCGTTCGAGGACGGCATTCTCGAACGCTTCGCCGCCACCCTGAAGGGGCAGCGCTCGCAGACCCGGCGCGAGCAGCTTCTGGCCCAGGTCGTGTCGGCCGTCGCGGCGTAG
- a CDS encoding fasciclin domain-containing protein, with amino-acid sequence MSKRIAYLAAAAFGALSLTSTFVAPARAEEKTVMVGGAAMYPSKNIVQNAVNSKDHTTLVAAVKAAGLVQTLEGKGPFTVFAPTNMAFGKLPAGTVDTLVKPENKATLTKILTYHVVPGKLEASDLKDGQMLKTVEGEQLTVKREGKNVMIVDAKGGTSMVTIPNVNQSNGVIHVVDTVLMPAS; translated from the coding sequence ATGTCCAAGCGTATTGCCTATCTCGCTGCCGCAGCCTTCGGCGCGCTGTCGCTGACCTCGACCTTCGTTGCGCCGGCGCGCGCCGAGGAGAAGACCGTGATGGTCGGAGGTGCGGCGATGTATCCGTCGAAGAACATCGTGCAGAACGCGGTCAATTCGAAGGATCACACGACGCTGGTCGCCGCGGTGAAGGCCGCCGGCCTCGTGCAGACGCTGGAAGGCAAGGGCCCGTTCACGGTGTTCGCGCCGACCAACATGGCATTCGGCAAGCTGCCGGCCGGCACCGTCGACACGCTCGTCAAGCCGGAGAACAAGGCGACCCTGACCAAGATCCTCACCTATCACGTCGTGCCCGGCAAGCTCGAAGCCTCCGACCTCAAGGACGGCCAGATGCTCAAGACCGTCGAGGGCGAGCAGCTCACGGTGAAGCGCGAAGGCAAGAACGTCATGATCGTCGACGCCAAGGGCGGCACCTCGATGGTCACGATCCCCAACGTCAACCAGTCGAACGGCGTGATCCACGTGGTCGACACCGTGCTGATGCCGGCGTCCTGA
- a CDS encoding cytochrome b/b6 domain-containing protein, which yields MSSIAATDTTISTSRTKVIQPAWVRVMHWINAAAMIMMIMSGWQIYNASPLFDFRFDHSITLGSWLGGALLWHFAAMWLLMLNGFAYLVTGLVTGRFRRKLLPISPSSVIADLKAALTFKLSHDDLSAYNAVQKLLYLGIIAVGIVVVLTGLSMWKPVQLHWLVSLFGDYPAARYVHFVCMALICAFLVIHIVLALLVPKSLRAMIIGR from the coding sequence ATGTCCAGCATCGCTGCCACCGATACGACGATCAGCACCTCCCGAACCAAGGTGATCCAGCCAGCCTGGGTCCGCGTCATGCACTGGATCAACGCGGCTGCGATGATCATGATGATCATGTCCGGCTGGCAGATCTACAACGCCTCGCCGCTGTTCGACTTCCGCTTCGACCACAGCATCACGCTCGGCAGCTGGCTCGGCGGCGCGCTGTTGTGGCACTTCGCCGCAATGTGGCTGCTGATGCTCAACGGCTTCGCCTACCTTGTCACGGGTCTGGTCACCGGCCGGTTCCGGCGCAAGCTGTTGCCGATCTCGCCATCGTCCGTCATCGCCGATCTCAAGGCCGCGCTGACGTTCAAGCTCTCCCATGACGATCTCTCCGCCTACAACGCCGTGCAGAAGCTGCTGTATCTCGGCATCATCGCGGTCGGCATCGTCGTCGTGCTCACGGGCCTGTCGATGTGGAAACCGGTGCAGCTGCATTGGCTGGTCAGCCTGTTCGGCGACTACCCGGCGGCACGCTACGTTCACTTCGTCTGCATGGCGCTGATCTGCGCCTTCCTGGTGATCCACATCGTGCTTGCGCTCTTGGTGCCGAAGAGCCTGCGCGCGATGATCATCGGCCGTTGA
- a CDS encoding molybdopterin-binding protein — translation MAKRPFLIPGVDKRLLIKDSLKAMPDLTRRRFITGGASLGALTLLTGCDVVDGDTAEELLKKVSKFNDAVQSWMFNPDALAPTFAESAITKPFPFNAYYTLDEAPDIDAADWKLEVRGLVDNKKSWTLDELHALPQVTQVTRHICVEGWSAIGSWTGTPLRDFLKLIGADTRAKYVWFNCADKDGYNSPLDMRTALHPQTQMTFKFADQILPRAYGFPMKIRVPTKLGFKNPKYVVAMEVTNDYKGGYWEDQGYNSFSGS, via the coding sequence ATGGCGAAACGTCCGTTCCTCATTCCCGGCGTCGACAAGCGGCTCCTGATCAAGGATTCGCTTAAGGCGATGCCCGATCTCACCCGGCGCCGCTTCATCACCGGCGGCGCCAGCCTCGGCGCGCTGACCCTGCTCACCGGCTGCGACGTCGTCGACGGCGACACCGCCGAGGAGCTGCTCAAGAAGGTCTCCAAGTTCAACGACGCCGTGCAGTCCTGGATGTTCAATCCGGACGCGCTGGCGCCGACCTTCGCGGAGAGCGCGATCACAAAGCCGTTTCCGTTCAACGCCTACTACACGCTGGACGAGGCGCCTGACATCGACGCTGCCGACTGGAAGCTCGAGGTGCGTGGCCTCGTCGACAACAAGAAGTCGTGGACGCTCGACGAGCTGCACGCGCTGCCGCAGGTCACGCAGGTGACCCGCCACATCTGCGTCGAAGGCTGGAGCGCGATCGGCTCCTGGACCGGCACGCCGTTGCGCGACTTCCTCAAGCTGATCGGCGCCGATACCCGCGCCAAATACGTCTGGTTCAACTGCGCCGACAAGGACGGCTACAACTCGCCGCTGGACATGCGCACCGCGCTGCATCCGCAGACCCAGATGACCTTCAAGTTCGCCGACCAGATCCTGCCGCGCGCCTACGGCTTCCCGATGAAGATCCGCGTCCCCACCAAGCTCGGCTTCAAGAACCCGAAATACGTCGTCGCGATGGAAGTCACCAACGACTACAAGGGCGGCTATTGGGAGGACCAGGGGTATAATTCGTTCAGCGGGAGTTAG
- a CDS encoding YbfB/YjiJ family MFS transporter, translated as MDCPTIAAPEHFLLNPPSDPPPAHPARLNLTLSLGPIIGLGIGRFAYALVLPDMRDSLHWSYSAAGFMNTVNAAGYLIGALIASQLARRFGGLAAVRGGTLAALASLVVCALTGDFIALSLARLVTGIGAGVALVAGGALAARVALARPAQASFVLSLFYAGPPLGIVVSGLIAPFVLQAFGPGSWWIVWGTLAALGAVLIVPLLLMRMPASAAMPESRADRVSLRPMAIYLFGYFLYGAGYIAYLTFMIAYVRDLGGGAAAQSAFWCLIGLAGFTTPWVWRRVLAWDGGGRPTAIILIINAIGAGLPALSHTPAMLALSAAVFGIAFSTVTTATTAFARFNLPQSAWPRAIAALTISFGIGQTLGPFVVGAITDAMGSLTYALNVSAALLLLGAVMAAMQGKLKRTNRA; from the coding sequence ATGGACTGCCCGACGATCGCTGCGCCGGAGCATTTCTTGCTAAATCCCCCGTCCGATCCGCCTCCGGCCCATCCGGCACGGCTCAATCTCACGCTGTCGCTCGGCCCGATCATCGGTCTCGGCATCGGCCGCTTCGCCTATGCGCTGGTGCTGCCGGACATGCGGGACAGCCTGCACTGGTCGTATTCGGCCGCGGGTTTCATGAACACGGTCAATGCCGCCGGCTATCTGATCGGTGCCCTGATCGCCTCGCAACTGGCGCGGCGTTTCGGCGGGCTGGCCGCGGTGCGCGGCGGAACGCTGGCGGCGCTGGCTTCGCTCGTGGTGTGCGCCCTGACCGGCGATTTCATCGCGCTCAGCCTGGCGCGGCTGGTGACCGGCATCGGCGCCGGCGTGGCCCTCGTCGCGGGCGGCGCCCTGGCGGCGCGGGTTGCATTGGCGCGGCCGGCGCAAGCGAGCTTCGTGCTGAGCCTGTTCTATGCCGGGCCGCCGCTCGGCATCGTCGTCTCCGGCCTGATCGCGCCGTTCGTGCTGCAGGCGTTCGGGCCCGGCTCATGGTGGATCGTATGGGGGACGCTCGCGGCGCTCGGCGCCGTGCTGATCGTGCCGCTGCTGCTGATGCGGATGCCGGCGAGCGCCGCGATGCCGGAGAGCCGCGCGGACCGCGTCTCGCTGCGGCCGATGGCGATCTATCTGTTCGGCTACTTCCTTTATGGCGCGGGCTACATCGCCTATCTGACCTTCATGATCGCCTATGTGCGCGACCTCGGCGGCGGGGCGGCGGCGCAATCGGCATTCTGGTGTCTGATCGGGCTGGCTGGCTTCACCACGCCGTGGGTCTGGCGCCGCGTGCTGGCCTGGGATGGCGGCGGCCGGCCGACCGCAATCATCCTCATCATCAACGCCATCGGCGCCGGCCTGCCGGCGCTCAGTCACACGCCGGCGATGCTGGCGCTGTCGGCGGCGGTGTTCGGCATCGCGTTCTCGACCGTCACCACGGCGACGACGGCGTTCGCACGCTTCAACCTGCCGCAGAGCGCCTGGCCGCGCGCGATCGCCGCACTGACCATCTCGTTCGGCATCGGCCAGACCCTCGGCCCGTTCGTCGTCGGCGCGATCACCGATGCGATGGGGAGTCTGACTTATGCGCTGAATGTGTCGGCGGCGCTGTTGCTGTTAGGCGCGGTGATGGCGGCCATGCAGGGGAAGCTGAAGCGGACGAATCGCGCCTGA
- the leuB gene encoding 3-isopropylmalate dehydrogenase, whose protein sequence is MATHKLLLLPGDGIGPEVMAEVKRLIGWLNAKGLASFETEDGLVGGAAYDAHGASISEADMTKAKAADAIIFGAVGGPKWDGVPYDVRPEAGLLRLRKDLGLFANLRPAVCYPALADASSLKREIVEGLDIMIVRELTGGVYFGEPKTITDLGNGQKRAIDTQVYDTYEIERIARVAFDLARKRRNKVTSMEKRNVMKSGVLWNEVVTSVHVREYKDVTLEHQLADSGGMNLVKYPKMFDVIVTDNLFGDMLSDIAAMLTGSLGMLPSASLGEVDAKTHKRRALYEPVHGSAPDIAGKGLANPIAMLTSFGMALRYSFDLGALADKLDAAIAAVLASGLRTADIKAEGSTPASTTQMGEAIIKELEKLTA, encoded by the coding sequence ATGGCGACCCACAAGCTCCTTCTGCTGCCCGGCGACGGCATCGGCCCCGAAGTGATGGCGGAGGTGAAGCGGCTGATCGGCTGGCTCAACGCCAAGGGGCTTGCCTCGTTCGAGACCGAGGACGGCCTGGTCGGCGGTGCTGCCTATGATGCCCATGGTGCGTCGATCTCCGAGGCCGACATGACCAAGGCCAAGGCGGCGGACGCCATCATCTTCGGCGCCGTCGGCGGCCCGAAATGGGATGGCGTGCCCTATGACGTCCGTCCCGAGGCCGGCCTGCTGCGCCTGCGCAAGGATCTCGGCCTGTTCGCCAATCTGCGTCCCGCCGTGTGCTATCCGGCGCTGGCCGATGCCTCCAGCCTGAAGCGCGAGATCGTCGAGGGGCTCGACATCATGATCGTGCGCGAGCTCACCGGCGGCGTCTATTTCGGCGAGCCCAAGACCATCACGGATCTCGGCAACGGCCAGAAGCGCGCCATCGATACCCAGGTCTACGACACCTACGAGATCGAGCGCATCGCCCGCGTCGCCTTCGATCTGGCGCGCAAGCGCCGCAACAAGGTGACGTCGATGGAGAAGCGCAACGTCATGAAGTCGGGCGTGCTCTGGAACGAGGTCGTCACATCAGTGCACGTGCGCGAGTACAAGGACGTCACGCTCGAGCATCAGCTCGCCGACTCCGGTGGCATGAACCTCGTGAAGTATCCGAAGATGTTCGACGTCATCGTCACCGACAACCTGTTCGGCGACATGCTGTCGGACATCGCGGCGATGCTGACCGGCTCACTCGGCATGCTGCCGTCGGCCTCGCTCGGCGAGGTCGACGCCAAGACCCACAAGCGCCGCGCGCTGTATGAGCCGGTGCACGGCTCCGCGCCTGATATCGCCGGCAAGGGTCTCGCCAACCCGATCGCGATGCTGACCTCGTTCGGCATGGCGCTGCGCTACTCGTTCGACCTCGGCGCCCTTGCCGACAAGCTCGACGCCGCGATTGCCGCGGTGCTGGCGTCAGGCCTGCGCACCGCCGATATCAAGGCCGAGGGGTCGACGCCGGCATCGACCACGCAGATGGGCGAGGCGATCATCAAGGAGCTGGAGAAGCTCACGGCGTAG